The proteins below are encoded in one region of Equus caballus isolate H_3958 breed thoroughbred chromosome 16, TB-T2T, whole genome shotgun sequence:
- the THOC7 gene encoding THO complex subunit 7: MGAVTDDEVIRKRLLIDGDGAGDDRRINLLVKSFIKWCNSGSQEEGYSQYQRMLSTLSQCEFSMGKTLLVYDMNLREMENYEKIYKEIECSIAGAHEKIAECKKQILQAKRIRKNRQEYDALAKVIQHHPDRHETLKELEALGKELEHLSHIKESVEDKLELRRKQFHVLLSTIHELQQTLENDEKLSEVEEAQETSMEADPKP; the protein is encoded by the exons ACGAAGTCATAAGGAAGCGTCTCCTAATTGATGGAGATGGTGCTGGAGATGATCGGAGAATTAATCTGCTAGTGAAAAGTTTCATTAAATGGTGCAACTCTGGATCACAGGAAGAGGG ATACAGCCAGTACCAACGTATGCTGAGCACACTGTCCCAATGTGAATTTTCAATGGGCAAAACTTTGCTGGTATATGATATGAAtctcagagaaatggaaaattatgaaaaaatttacAAGGAAATAG AATGTAGCATTGCTGGAGCACATGAAAAAATTGCTGAGTGCAAAAAGCAAATTCTTCAAGCAAAACGAATACGAAAAAATCGCCAAG aaTATGATGCTTTGGCAAAAGTGATCCAGCATCATCCAGACAGGCATGAGACTTTAAA ggaaCTAGAGGCTCTGGGAAAAGAACTAGAACATCTTTCACATATTAAAGAAAGTGTTGAAGATAAG CTGGAATTAAGACGTAAACAGTTTCACGTTCTTCTCAGCACCATCCATGAACTTCAGCAAACACTGGAAA ATGATGAAAAGCTCTCAGAGGTGGAAGAAGCTCAGGAAACAAGCATGGAAGCAGATCCTAAGCCATAG
- the THOC7 gene encoding THO complex subunit 7 isoform X2, with protein sequence MLSTLSQCEFSMGKTLLVYDMNLREMENYEKIYKEIECSIAGAHEKIAECKKQILQAKRIRKNRQEYDALAKVIQHHPDRHETLKELEALGKELEHLSHIKESVEDKLELRRKQFHVLLSTIHELQQTLENDEKLSEVEEAQETSMEADPKP encoded by the exons ATGCTGAGCACACTGTCCCAATGTGAATTTTCAATGGGCAAAACTTTGCTGGTATATGATATGAAtctcagagaaatggaaaattatgaaaaaatttacAAGGAAATAG AATGTAGCATTGCTGGAGCACATGAAAAAATTGCTGAGTGCAAAAAGCAAATTCTTCAAGCAAAACGAATACGAAAAAATCGCCAAG aaTATGATGCTTTGGCAAAAGTGATCCAGCATCATCCAGACAGGCATGAGACTTTAAA ggaaCTAGAGGCTCTGGGAAAAGAACTAGAACATCTTTCACATATTAAAGAAAGTGTTGAAGATAAG CTGGAATTAAGACGTAAACAGTTTCACGTTCTTCTCAGCACCATCCATGAACTTCAGCAAACACTGGAAA ATGATGAAAAGCTCTCAGAGGTGGAAGAAGCTCAGGAAACAAGCATGGAAGCAGATCCTAAGCCATAG